One Gloeothece verrucosa PCC 7822 DNA window includes the following coding sequences:
- a CDS encoding tetratricopeptide repeat protein: MNNRSNSSWSQLFTNQAFKSLILKFKRETLSVLPKEIKKDSHYQKALTIFFENNFIDCENPRNIQKQFSLFLINYLDDFKKNHKQNELNLFEGQGNQDQGFLKLNRHQTEQILQEKQNRLLILSASPQITVDCPLSIQNNLPIEIRNHLKLILEKYYPISNSVCPVEYYGDYFQNPISELDIKGLNEIFSSIATVIIYSQITDYQVNFHLAFWTMQEKSLIQISLPTWNWETTFKKLKQKGQPEEEALRNIRKIIVKAYQFIAVFLADFYYLNFNLYYQSNFSKFFSIFPPSWLHFPQKFLENIYQRNQSEIYYQQGRILSQLKKHTDALDYLNKALDLSSTRAEIWTEKGETLLNLKNWPEAIDVFKKSLSLNFKNFKALKGQGIALFHLLFSEEALTYFDQALQLKTDDYEIWTYRGHTLYNLDRVDQALESYEKALSINPNYLEAIKYRSSALHNLGREDKTFTPIRESSQVSRHKDNKSGNLASDSPRNWLDLAQAKVKQEKWEEALHCFDEALKLNPHDYQALKGKGLCLFNLRRCLNAFNCFDQALKIKATNYRLWIYRGKALYFLERFAESIYSYNRALFINPQSKTAFHERQKILKSLELMKLKSDCNIDYTNLRDLLAKQQWKQADIETSKLILQIAQQGKKIIVKLNFKDIEQFPITDLYTLDKLWQIYSGQHFGLTVQKAIYKNFEDNKEEMYDEKRWLIFARKVGWLDGSQWLPYEALTFSTKAPLGHFPRMFQLFQPKMLVFFLLKLEKTNRE; this comes from the coding sequence ATGAACAACCGGAGTAATTCGAGTTGGAGTCAATTATTTACCAATCAGGCTTTTAAATCTTTAATTTTAAAATTTAAAAGAGAAACTCTTTCTGTTCTTCCAAAAGAGATCAAAAAAGACTCCCATTATCAAAAAGCTTTAACTATTTTTTTTGAAAATAACTTTATAGATTGTGAAAATCCGCGAAATATACAAAAACAATTTAGCTTATTTTTAATAAATTATTTAGATGATTTTAAAAAAAATCATAAGCAAAATGAATTAAATTTATTTGAAGGTCAGGGGAATCAAGATCAAGGTTTTCTCAAATTAAATCGACACCAAACCGAGCAAATTTTACAAGAAAAACAAAATCGATTATTAATTTTATCAGCTAGTCCGCAAATCACGGTTGATTGTCCTTTGTCAATTCAAAATAATTTGCCAATAGAAATTAGAAATCATCTTAAACTTATTTTAGAGAAGTATTATCCAATTAGTAATTCTGTATGTCCTGTAGAATATTATGGAGATTATTTTCAAAATCCTATTTCTGAACTAGATATCAAAGGTTTGAACGAAATTTTTTCTTCAATTGCCACTGTGATTATTTATAGTCAAATTACTGACTATCAAGTCAATTTTCATCTAGCTTTTTGGACAATGCAAGAAAAAAGCCTAATTCAAATTTCTCTTCCGACTTGGAATTGGGAAACGACTTTTAAAAAATTAAAACAGAAAGGGCAGCCGGAAGAAGAAGCTCTACGTAATATACGGAAAATCATCGTCAAAGCTTATCAATTTATAGCCGTTTTTTTGGCGGATTTTTATTATTTAAATTTTAATTTATATTATCAATCTAATTTTTCCAAGTTTTTTTCAATTTTTCCGCCATCATGGCTCCATTTTCCGCAAAAATTTTTAGAGAATATTTATCAACGAAATCAAAGTGAAATATATTATCAACAAGGCAGAATTTTATCTCAATTGAAAAAACACACAGATGCCTTAGATTATTTGAATAAAGCATTAGACTTATCCTCCACAAGAGCAGAAATCTGGACAGAAAAAGGAGAAACTCTTTTAAACCTTAAGAATTGGCCAGAAGCTATTGATGTTTTTAAGAAATCTTTAAGTTTAAATTTTAAAAATTTCAAGGCTTTAAAAGGACAGGGTATCGCGTTATTTCATTTACTCTTTTCAGAAGAAGCATTAACCTATTTTGATCAAGCGTTACAACTGAAAACAGATGATTATGAAATTTGGACTTATAGAGGCCATACTCTCTATAATCTTGATCGTGTGGATCAAGCATTAGAATCTTATGAAAAAGCCCTTTCTATTAATCCTAACTATTTAGAAGCCATAAAATATCGCTCTAGTGCCCTTCATAATTTAGGAAGAGAAGACAAAACTTTTACCCCTATTCGAGAATCTTCACAAGTTTCTCGGCATAAAGACAACAAGAGTGGCAACCTAGCCAGTGATTCTCCTCGAAATTGGCTGGATTTAGCTCAAGCAAAAGTCAAGCAAGAAAAATGGGAAGAAGCCCTTCATTGCTTTGATGAAGCTCTTAAACTAAATCCTCATGACTATCAGGCTTTAAAAGGGAAAGGTTTATGTTTATTTAATTTAAGAAGATGCTTAAATGCCTTCAATTGTTTTGATCAAGCTTTAAAGATTAAAGCAACTAATTATCGCCTTTGGATTTATCGAGGGAAAGCTTTATACTTTTTAGAGCGTTTTGCTGAATCCATTTATTCTTATAATCGAGCGTTATTTATCAATCCTCAATCAAAAACCGCTTTTCATGAACGTCAAAAAATCCTTAAAAGTTTAGAATTAATGAAATTAAAATCGGATTGTAATATTGACTATACCAATTTGCGAGATTTACTAGCCAAACAACAGTGGAAACAAGCCGATATAGAAACTTCAAAACTTATATTACAAATAGCTCAACAAGGTAAAAAAATTATTGTTAAATTAAATTTTAAAGATATAGAGCAATTTCCTATAACGGATCTCTATACTTTAGATAAACTCTGGCAAATTTATAGCGGACAACATTTTGGTTTAACTGTCCAAAAAGCGATTTATAAAAATTTCGAGGATAATAAGGAAGAAATGTATGATGAAAAACGATGGCTCATTTTTGCTCGTAAGGTAGGATGGTTAGATGGTTCTCAATGGCTGCCTTATGAAGCCTTAACTTTTTCTACCAAAGCACCATTAGGGCATTTTCCTAGAATGTTTCAGCTTTTTCAACCCAAAATGCTCGTTTTTTTCCTACTTAAATTAGAAAAAACGAATAGGGAATAG
- a CDS encoding PAS domain-containing protein has protein sequence MGTFNAEYHESIQYLNLGFNHDRTSNFHYLLLTHSPIGIWYADEQGHCIYFNQKMLTITGISPEEMEKEGWTKSLHPADTKQIYLTWITFIEQCRQGGNPEYKRECRTLQADGSITWYLVQAIANYNQAGEIIGFIGTLTDITEQKNREAFLLEQQTHYHAILNAIPDLEIIDINLDYKRGKATDETQSEE, from the coding sequence ATGGGAACATTTAACGCCGAGTATCATGAGTCAATTCAATACCTGAATCTAGGATTCAATCACGATCGCACAAGTAACTTTCACTATTTGCTCTTAACTCATAGCCCTATCGGTATATGGTATGCAGACGAACAAGGGCACTGTATTTATTTTAATCAGAAAATGCTAACCATCACCGGAATTTCCCCAGAGGAAATGGAGAAAGAAGGTTGGACAAAAAGCTTACATCCTGCGGATACTAAACAAATATATTTAACATGGATAACTTTTATCGAACAGTGCCGCCAAGGAGGAAACCCAGAGTATAAAAGGGAATGCCGCACCCTACAAGCAGACGGTTCTATAACTTGGTATCTAGTACAGGCCATCGCCAATTATAACCAAGCAGGAGAGATTATCGGCTTTATTGGCACTCTTACTGATATTACCGAACAGAAAAATCGAGAAGCATTTTTACTAGAACAACAAACCCATTATCATGCAATTCTCAATGCTATTCCGGATTTAGAGATTATTGACATCAATTTAGATTATAAGCGCGGAAAGGCGACGGATGAGACGCAATCAGAAGAATAA